The stretch of DNA AGAAGGGGGGAAAGAGGGGCAGGAGAGTCTGATTTTCATGCCGCTTAAAATAATTGAACTTACGGACAATTTTGCAAGATTCTCGATTACTGATATAACTCCATCGATTGCAAACTCACTAAGAAGGACGCTGATTAACGATATCCCGAAACTGGCCATAGAGAAAGTCACATTTCACCACGGGCAGATCAGGGACTCAGAAGGAAACGTGTATGACTCTTCGCTTCCGTTGTTCGATGAGATCGTAGCACACAGGCTTTCCATGGTTCCACTTATAACCGACCTAACAATGAATTTCAGAGATGAATGTACCTGCAATGGAAAGGGATGTTCCCTTTGCACGATGACATATTCTGTTAACAGAAACGGACCTGCGACTGTAATGTCTGGAGATATCCAGCCAATAGGAAATCCTGACCTCAAGCCTGCTGATCCGGATATACCAATAGTGAAACTCGGTAAGAACCAGGCCATGATTGTAAGCGCCGAGGCAATTCTTGGGAGGGGAAAGGATCACGCCAAGTGGCAGGTCACGTCTGGCGTATCTTACAAATACCACAGGGAATTC from Thermoplasmataceae archaeon encodes:
- a CDS encoding DNA-directed RNA polymerase subunit D, giving the protein MPLKIIELTDNFARFSITDITPSIANSLRRTLINDIPKLAIEKVTFHHGQIRDSEGNVYDSSLPLFDEIVAHRLSMVPLITDLTMNFRDECTCNGKGCSLCTMTYSVNRNGPATVMSGDIQPIGNPDLKPADPDIPIVKLGKNQAMIVSAEAILGRGKDHAKWQVTSGVSYKYHREFIVKKPDFDRWEELKTACPESVLRETGDEIVFTDDSPCRKLSELFETDGVKIVEDDTRFIFKFETDGSLKAIDALNYALKRIPQRLNVLLNSMAVPD